One window of the Rosa rugosa chromosome 3, drRosRugo1.1, whole genome shotgun sequence genome contains the following:
- the LOC133740290 gene encoding uncharacterized protein LOC133740290 isoform X1: MSEQRSGLRIRDASPDSVIYTLESSLFSSSASASVDRCSFASEALDHDSTASEISPNSAAHRHQLEESSSGPDRDTDPKTKPALHITSHHQGRRSRKGEKAKACTVQKQDNDADLVLDSARSSFSLALKECQDRRSRSEALSKKLDRPRPASLDLNNVTASSPRLGTLKKSSMASRKSGTFPSPGTPTYRHTSLGVHKGWSSERVPANANLGGRKNTTAAAMLPFNNGRTLPSKWEDAERWIFSPVQGQSNQQAQRRPKAKSGPLGPPGVAYYSLYSPAMPMFDGGSVPNFMAGSPFSAGVMAADGMAFHSSGAHNGAFSNRAEPFIARSVSVHGCSEVLDQQSSLPESQDEKLDGVKDAATNVSRAVSRRDMATQMSPDDSIHSSPKEGHDYSASTSSFFPIEEMQSAPSLKLEVRDVQVDERVTVTRWSKKHKARIPGKGSDIVDRWKKKDADVRSCAWDLSDSAKNVSKVKREEAKIAAWENLQKAKAEAAIRKLEMKLEKKRSSSMDKIMNKLRSAQKKAQDMRSLVSDNQAHDGRSSHKTLSIRRTRHMGSFSGCFTCHAF, translated from the exons ATGTCGGAGCAGAGATCCGGGTTAAGAATCCGAGACGCCAGCCCGGACTCGGTTATTTACACACTCGAGTCCAGCCTCTTCTCCTCTTCCGCTTCCGCCAGCGTTGACCGCTGCTCCTTCGCTTCCGAAGCCCTTGACCACGACTCCACCGCCTCCGAGATCTCTCCG AACTCGGCGGCGCACCGTCACCAGCTTGAAGAGAGCTCCAGTGGTCCGGATCGCGATACAGATCCGAAGACGAAGCCCGCTTTACACATCACCAGCCACCACCAGGGTCGTCGATCCAGAAAAGGAGAAAAGGCCAAAG CTTGCACAGTTCAAAAGCAAGACAACGACGCCGACTTGGTTCTTGATTCAGCACGAagctctttctctctcgccTTGAAAG AATGCCAGGACCGTCGATCTAGATCTGAAGCTCTGTCCAAGAAGCTAGACCGGCCGAGACCCGCTTCTTTGGATTTGAACAATGTCACCGCCTCGTCTCCGAGATTGGGGACCTTAAAGAAGAGCTCAATGGCGTCTCGCAAGTCTGGAACCTTCCCAAGTCCCGGAACACCTACTTACCGGCATACTAGTCTTGGAGTGCACAAGGGTTGGAGCTCGGAGCGAGTTCCGGCCAATGCTAATTTGGGGGGCAGGAAGAATACAACTGCTGCTGCTATGTTGCCATTCAACAATGGGAGGACGTTGCCGTCGAAATGGGAAGATGCAGAGAGGTGGATTTTCAGTCCGGTTCAGGGGCAGTCGAATCAGCAGGCCCAGAGGAGGCCCAAGGCGAAGAGTGGTCCGCTCGGCCCTCCTGGAGTTGCATATTATTCATTGTATTCACCAGCAATGCCGATGTTTGATGGAGGTAGCGTTCCTAATTTCATGGCTGGTTCTCCGTTTTCAGCTGGGGTTATGGCAGCGGATGGAATGGCATTCCACTCCTCCGGTGCTCATAATGGAGCCTTTTCCAATAGGGCTGAGCCTTTCATTGCTCGTTCGGTTAGCGTGCATGGTTGCTCTGAGGTGTTGGACCAGCAGTCATCCCTGCCTGAGTCTCAAG ATGAAAAGCTTGATGGGGTTAAGGATGCAGCCACCAATGTTTCTCGTGCAGTTTCACGAAGGGACATGGCAACCCAAATGAGCCCTGATGACAGCATTCACTCGTCTCCCAAGGAGGGGCATGATTACTCTGCTTCTACGTCCTCTTTCTTCCCTATTGAGGAAATGCAGAGCGCCCCTTCTTTGAAATTGGAAGTCAGGGATGTGCAGGTAGATGAACGGGTCACTGTGACAAGGTGGTCCAAGAAACATAAAGCCCGAATACCTGGGAAGGGCTCTGATATTGTGGATAGATGGAAAAAGAAAGATGCTGATGTTCGATCTTGTGCTTGGGATCTCTCTGATTCAGCAAAAAACGTTTCAAA AGTTAAAAGAGAGGAAGCTAAAATCGCTGCATGGGAGAATCTGCAGAAGGCAAAAGCTGAGGCAGCAATACGGAAACTAGAG ATGAAGCTGGAAAAGAAGAGGTCATCATCCATGGATAAAATTATGAACAAGTTGAGATCAGCTCAGAAAAAAGCTCAAGACATGAGAAGCCTAGTGTCAGACAATCAAGCACATGATGGAAGGAGCTCACATAAAACTTTATCAATTCGTAGGACTCGTCATATGGGTTCTTTTAGTGGTTGCTTTACGTGTCATGCTTTCTAA
- the LOC133740290 gene encoding uncharacterized protein LOC133740290 isoform X2, translating to MSEQRSGLRIRDASPDSVIYTLESSLFSSSASASVDRCSFASEALDHDSTASEISPNSAAHRHQLEESSSGPDRDTDPKTKPALHITSHHQGRRSRKGEKAKVQKQDNDADLVLDSARSSFSLALKECQDRRSRSEALSKKLDRPRPASLDLNNVTASSPRLGTLKKSSMASRKSGTFPSPGTPTYRHTSLGVHKGWSSERVPANANLGGRKNTTAAAMLPFNNGRTLPSKWEDAERWIFSPVQGQSNQQAQRRPKAKSGPLGPPGVAYYSLYSPAMPMFDGGSVPNFMAGSPFSAGVMAADGMAFHSSGAHNGAFSNRAEPFIARSVSVHGCSEVLDQQSSLPESQDEKLDGVKDAATNVSRAVSRRDMATQMSPDDSIHSSPKEGHDYSASTSSFFPIEEMQSAPSLKLEVRDVQVDERVTVTRWSKKHKARIPGKGSDIVDRWKKKDADVRSCAWDLSDSAKNVSKVKREEAKIAAWENLQKAKAEAAIRKLEMKLEKKRSSSMDKIMNKLRSAQKKAQDMRSLVSDNQAHDGRSSHKTLSIRRTRHMGSFSGCFTCHAF from the exons ATGTCGGAGCAGAGATCCGGGTTAAGAATCCGAGACGCCAGCCCGGACTCGGTTATTTACACACTCGAGTCCAGCCTCTTCTCCTCTTCCGCTTCCGCCAGCGTTGACCGCTGCTCCTTCGCTTCCGAAGCCCTTGACCACGACTCCACCGCCTCCGAGATCTCTCCG AACTCGGCGGCGCACCGTCACCAGCTTGAAGAGAGCTCCAGTGGTCCGGATCGCGATACAGATCCGAAGACGAAGCCCGCTTTACACATCACCAGCCACCACCAGGGTCGTCGATCCAGAAAAGGAGAAAAGGCCAAAG TTCAAAAGCAAGACAACGACGCCGACTTGGTTCTTGATTCAGCACGAagctctttctctctcgccTTGAAAG AATGCCAGGACCGTCGATCTAGATCTGAAGCTCTGTCCAAGAAGCTAGACCGGCCGAGACCCGCTTCTTTGGATTTGAACAATGTCACCGCCTCGTCTCCGAGATTGGGGACCTTAAAGAAGAGCTCAATGGCGTCTCGCAAGTCTGGAACCTTCCCAAGTCCCGGAACACCTACTTACCGGCATACTAGTCTTGGAGTGCACAAGGGTTGGAGCTCGGAGCGAGTTCCGGCCAATGCTAATTTGGGGGGCAGGAAGAATACAACTGCTGCTGCTATGTTGCCATTCAACAATGGGAGGACGTTGCCGTCGAAATGGGAAGATGCAGAGAGGTGGATTTTCAGTCCGGTTCAGGGGCAGTCGAATCAGCAGGCCCAGAGGAGGCCCAAGGCGAAGAGTGGTCCGCTCGGCCCTCCTGGAGTTGCATATTATTCATTGTATTCACCAGCAATGCCGATGTTTGATGGAGGTAGCGTTCCTAATTTCATGGCTGGTTCTCCGTTTTCAGCTGGGGTTATGGCAGCGGATGGAATGGCATTCCACTCCTCCGGTGCTCATAATGGAGCCTTTTCCAATAGGGCTGAGCCTTTCATTGCTCGTTCGGTTAGCGTGCATGGTTGCTCTGAGGTGTTGGACCAGCAGTCATCCCTGCCTGAGTCTCAAG ATGAAAAGCTTGATGGGGTTAAGGATGCAGCCACCAATGTTTCTCGTGCAGTTTCACGAAGGGACATGGCAACCCAAATGAGCCCTGATGACAGCATTCACTCGTCTCCCAAGGAGGGGCATGATTACTCTGCTTCTACGTCCTCTTTCTTCCCTATTGAGGAAATGCAGAGCGCCCCTTCTTTGAAATTGGAAGTCAGGGATGTGCAGGTAGATGAACGGGTCACTGTGACAAGGTGGTCCAAGAAACATAAAGCCCGAATACCTGGGAAGGGCTCTGATATTGTGGATAGATGGAAAAAGAAAGATGCTGATGTTCGATCTTGTGCTTGGGATCTCTCTGATTCAGCAAAAAACGTTTCAAA AGTTAAAAGAGAGGAAGCTAAAATCGCTGCATGGGAGAATCTGCAGAAGGCAAAAGCTGAGGCAGCAATACGGAAACTAGAG ATGAAGCTGGAAAAGAAGAGGTCATCATCCATGGATAAAATTATGAACAAGTTGAGATCAGCTCAGAAAAAAGCTCAAGACATGAGAAGCCTAGTGTCAGACAATCAAGCACATGATGGAAGGAGCTCACATAAAACTTTATCAATTCGTAGGACTCGTCATATGGGTTCTTTTAGTGGTTGCTTTACGTGTCATGCTTTCTAA